A part of Gallus gallus isolate bGalGal1 chromosome 26, bGalGal1.mat.broiler.GRCg7b, whole genome shotgun sequence genomic DNA contains:
- the SRSF3 gene encoding serine/arginine-rich splicing factor 3 translates to MHRDSCPLDCKVYVGNLGNNGNKTELERAFGYYGPLRSVWVARNPPGFAFVEFEDPRDAADAVRELDGRTLCGCRVRVELSNGEKRSRNRGPPPSWGRRPRDDYRRRSPPPRRRSPRRRSFSRSRSRSLSRDRRRERSLSRERNHKPSRSFSRSRSRSRSNERK, encoded by the exons ATGCATCGTGACTCTTGTCCGCTGGACTGCAAGGTTTATGTGGGTAACCTTGGGAACAATGGCAACAAAACTGAACTAGAGCGAGCGTTTGGCTACTATGGACCACTGCGCAGTGTGTGGGTGGCGAGGAATCCTCCCGGTTTTGCCTTTGTGGAATTTGAAGATCCACGTGATGCAGCTGATGCTGTAAGAGAACTAGATGGAAG AACCCTCTGTGGGTGTCGTGTCAGAGTTGAGCTCTCCAATGGTGAAAAACGGAGTCGGAACCGCGGCCCACCTCCCTCCTGGGGCCGGCGCCCTCGAGATGACTACCGCAGAAGGAGTCCTCCTCCTCGCCGCAG ATCACCGCGAAGGAGAAGCTTTTCTCGTAGCCGCAGCAG GTCCCTCTCCAGAgacagaagaagagagagatcACTCTCACGGGAGAGGAACCATAAGCCTTCTCGTTCCTTTTCCAGGTCTCGCAG TCGCTCCAGGTCAAATGAGAGGAAATAA
- the CDKN1A gene encoding cyclin-dependent kinase inhibitor 1 isoform X1, with protein MPLSQSRAGPMPCSSKACRNLFGPVDHEQIQNDFEQLLRQQLEEAQRRWNFNFETETPLEGHFKWERVLLAEQPPWEAFSLAKATSGGDNGSSAPRRVPPRDGVGGAHRGAAQQSSELSGVGSPQRLKRGQTTIKDFYGSKRRVVHDKPKL; from the exons ATGCCGCTGTCGCAGAGCAGGGCCGGCCCGATGCCGTGCAGCAGCAAAGCGTGCAGGAACCTCTTCGGCCCCGTAGACCACGAGCAGATCCAGAACGACTTTGAGCAGCTGttgaggcagcagctggaagaagctCAGCGGCGCTGGAACTTCAACTTCGAGACCGAGACGCCCCTGGAAGGGCACTTCAAGTGGGAGAGGGTCCTGCTGGCCGAGCAGCCCCCCTGGGAGGCCTTCAGCCTGGCCAAGGCCACCAGCGGCGGTGACAATGGGAGCTCAGCGCCCCGCCGGGTCCCCCCCAGGGATGGTGTCGGTGGGGCTCATCGTggggcagcccagcagagctcagagctctcCGGGGTCGGTTCTCCCCAGCGCTTGAAACGCGGGCAGACCACCATCAAAG ACTTCTACGGCTCCAAGAGAAGAGTTGTCCACGATAAGCCCAAgctgtga
- the SRSF3 gene encoding serine/arginine-rich splicing factor 3 isoform X1, producing the protein MEDSCWWKCNQCQPLFPEPSVGVVSELSSPMVKNGVGTAAHLPPGAGALEMTTAEGVLLLAADHREGEAFLVAAAGPSPETEEERDHSHGRGTISLLVPFPGLAVAPGQMRGNKTLRRSCVQEVVRSEYGEYVQNIVLFWNFIKLGAFLKCFSC; encoded by the exons ATGGAAG ATAGTTGTTGGTGGAAATGTAACCAATGTCAACCTCTCTTCCCAGAACCCTCTGTGGGTGTCGTGTCAGAGTTGAGCTCTCCAATGGTGAAAAACGGAGTCGGAACCGCGGCCCACCTCCCTCCTGGGGCCGGCGCCCTCGAGATGACTACCGCAGAAGGAGTCCTCCTCCTCGCCGCAG ATCACCGCGAAGGAGAAGCTTTTCTCGTAGCCGCAGCAG GTCCCTCTCCAGAgacagaagaagagagagatcACTCTCACGGGAGAGGAACCATAAGCCTTCTCGTTCCTTTTCCAGGTCTCGCAG TCGCTCCAGGTCAAATGAGAGGAAATAAGACTTTGAGAAGGAGCTGTGTACAGGAAGTCGTTAGATCTGAGTACGGGGAGTATGTACAgaacattgttttgttttggaatttCATAAAGCTtggtgcatttttaaaatgttttagctGTTGA
- the CDKN1A gene encoding cyclin-dependent kinase inhibitor 1 isoform 2 (isoform 2 is encoded by transcript variant 2), whose product MGKAAMPLSQSRAGPMPCSSKACRNLFGPVDHEQIQNDFEQLLRQQLEEAQRRWNFNFETETPLEGHFKWERVLLAEQPPWEAFSLAKATSGGDNGSSAPRRVPPRDGVGGAHRGAAQQSSELSGVGSPQRLKRGQTTIKDFYGSKRRVVHDKPKL is encoded by the exons ATGGGAAAGG ccgcAATGCCGCTGTCGCAGAGCAGGGCCGGCCCGATGCCGTGCAGCAGCAAAGCGTGCAGGAACCTCTTCGGCCCCGTAGACCACGAGCAGATCCAGAACGACTTTGAGCAGCTGttgaggcagcagctggaagaagctCAGCGGCGCTGGAACTTCAACTTCGAGACCGAGACGCCCCTGGAAGGGCACTTCAAGTGGGAGAGGGTCCTGCTGGCCGAGCAGCCCCCCTGGGAGGCCTTCAGCCTGGCCAAGGCCACCAGCGGCGGTGACAATGGGAGCTCAGCGCCCCGCCGGGTCCCCCCCAGGGATGGTGTCGGTGGGGCTCATCGTggggcagcccagcagagctcagagctctcCGGGGTCGGTTCTCCCCAGCGCTTGAAACGCGGGCAGACCACCATCAAAG ACTTCTACGGCTCCAAGAGAAGAGTTGTCCACGATAAGCCCAAgctgtga
- the LOC121107612 gene encoding parathyroid hormone 4 yields MFLPQRPLQMVTFLAIFFLACFATRQSTENRRAVTEHQLMHDKARAFQGLKRLLWLHNALGSVHTASSRDISLSNAIWDSQKSRDPSDLYNSISRDETSNPMKQLLELIEDEQGFPLLRKQYLLQNPKTPEGNWNPQDVFDLLQIKEFGRRRNHSNQPQNFSH; encoded by the exons atgttCCTGCCCCAGAGACCTCTGCAGATGGTTACATTTTTGGCGAtcttttttcttgcctgtttTGCAACACGtcaaagcactgaaaa TAGAAGAGCAGTGACGGAGCACCAGCTCATGCATGATAAGGCGAGGGCATTTCAAGGGCTGAAGCGCCTGCTGTGGCTCCACAATGCCCTAGGTAGTGtgcacacagccagcagcagggataTTTCCCTTTCAAATGCCATATGGGATTCACAGAAGTCCAGAGATCCCTCAGATCTCTACAACAGCATCAGCAGAGACGAGACTTCAAACCCGATGAAGCAGCTCCTGGAACTGATAGAAGATGAGCAAGGCTTCCCCCTACTGAGGAAGCAGTATTTGCTGCAGAATCCAAAGACCCCAGAGGGTAACTGGAACCCACAAGACGTTTTTGATCTCCTTCAAATCAAAGAGTTTGGCAGAAGGAGAAATCATAGCAACCAGCCACAGAACTTTTCCCACTAG